In Salisediminibacterium beveridgei, one DNA window encodes the following:
- a CDS encoding MarR family winged helix-turn-helix transcriptional regulator, translating to MVMSDQNLVLDEQLSFILYLCSKETIKRYKEYLDPLGITYTQYLAMLVLWNDNGISVNELSKKMYLDSGTLTPLLKKLEGKNLVERHRDSTDERVVLVSLTKKGVDLKDQIRHIPGEILAKTGVPPQEAADILEMLKSVLDRTTSLNYGKKEIPSSENA from the coding sequence ATGGTCATGAGTGATCAAAACCTGGTTTTGGATGAACAACTCAGTTTTATCCTCTATTTGTGCTCTAAAGAAACGATTAAACGCTATAAAGAGTACCTTGATCCATTAGGAATTACGTACACACAATATTTAGCAATGCTTGTTTTATGGAATGATAATGGTATCTCGGTGAATGAGTTGAGCAAAAAAATGTACTTGGATTCCGGAACATTGACTCCTCTTCTAAAAAAATTAGAAGGTAAAAATTTAGTTGAACGCCATCGGGATTCAACCGATGAGCGAGTGGTTCTCGTTTCATTAACAAAAAAAGGTGTCGACCTCAAAGATCAAATCCGGCATATCCCCGGTGAAATCCTCGCCAAAACCGGAGTCCCTCCACAAGAGGCTGCAGATATACTTGAAATGTTAAAATCCGTTCTCGACCGGACGACAAGCTTGAATTATGGGAAGAAAGAAATACCTTCAAGCGAAAACGCCTGA
- a CDS encoding DUF5692 family protein, which translates to MFFFEAIPWYNALMWFVVFFALIGLNELARASKWASVALFMVLPLILTPYWLWMGDTGVTSWFTWVKVYSALAGSIIYMVIRFSNYHKKHPWYLILVPAILAINIAEAVVREFQVGFAGFDGMVDGMMYISGGWNYVNGVAGLLNLLLICGWVGIFATQGKKKDMVWPDQTRLWIIAYGVWNIAYVYACAPGNAFYSGVALNIAATVPALLWAKGTWMQNRAQTLSFWMMWVMTFPYVFAIGSTFNVSVSYNPAANWALALLSLALNVTLAVWQITRIVQRRLNPLKEEIWTDQKDYQEIKKRQFEGAENDDSEVTEIPERQVR; encoded by the coding sequence ATGTTCTTCTTTGAAGCAATTCCTTGGTACAATGCGTTAATGTGGTTTGTTGTCTTCTTTGCATTGATTGGTCTGAACGAACTGGCACGTGCCAGCAAATGGGCAAGTGTCGCGCTCTTTATGGTACTGCCTCTCATCTTAACACCCTATTGGCTGTGGATGGGCGATACCGGTGTAACCTCCTGGTTCACCTGGGTGAAGGTCTATTCTGCTTTGGCAGGAAGTATCATCTACATGGTGATACGCTTCTCAAATTATCACAAAAAGCACCCTTGGTATCTCATCCTTGTTCCAGCGATTCTTGCCATTAATATAGCAGAGGCTGTCGTCCGGGAGTTTCAAGTTGGTTTTGCAGGATTCGATGGTATGGTAGACGGCATGATGTATATTTCAGGGGGATGGAACTATGTAAATGGTGTTGCCGGCTTATTAAACCTGCTCTTGATTTGTGGTTGGGTCGGTATCTTTGCAACCCAAGGAAAGAAAAAAGATATGGTCTGGCCAGATCAGACAAGACTTTGGATTATTGCATACGGGGTGTGGAATATCGCATATGTTTATGCGTGTGCACCTGGAAATGCGTTTTATTCCGGAGTGGCGTTGAACATTGCAGCCACGGTTCCGGCACTTCTATGGGCAAAAGGGACCTGGATGCAAAATCGCGCACAGACGTTGTCCTTCTGGATGATGTGGGTCATGACGTTCCCTTATGTCTTTGCCATTGGCAGCACATTCAATGTGAGTGTCAGCTACAATCCAGCAGCGAACTGGGCACTTGCATTACTGAGTTTAGCGTTGAACGTCACACTTGCGGTGTGGCAAATTACCCGCATTGTTCAACGTCGACTCAATCCGTTAAAAGAAGAGATTTGGACAGATCAGAAAGACTATCAGGAAATCAAAAAGCGACAATTCGAAG